In Thermus caldifontis, the following proteins share a genomic window:
- a CDS encoding thioredoxin domain-containing protein — translation MANRLLGSQSPYLLQHAEDPVDWYPFGEEAFAVARREGKPLFLSVGYSACHWCHVMHRESFQDPQVAEILNRHFVPVKVDREERPDVDTTYMRALVSLTGQGGWPMSLFLTPEGKPFFGGTYFPKEDRGGLPGFKRVLLAVAEAWRARRVEVEGEAERLAQALWRSLNPPPGPVPKEAEAKALQALGSSFDPEWGGFLPAPKFPQGALLLYLLPLAWRGEEGARRMVRKTLEGMALGGVYDQVGGGFHRYAVDRRWHLPHFEKMLYDNALLARVYLGAYRVFDEPLFLRVARETLDWILSMQDRAGGFYTALDAESEGEEGRYYTWSLEELEGALGEDYPLAQRYFALESAFPITGKDGSPRYVLTAWGEEEVKGLLGEGFAAWREGVLARLLALRRRRMPPGLDDKVLADWSSLAVRALAEGGRLLGDDRYLMAARRGAHFLLTGMHREGLLRHVWRAGSLGEEAFLQDQSFAALALLEIYTATGEWPYLERARYLAEAAWTHFREGGLKAQTLLPLPTRDVEETTLPSGASALAEALWRLHAAFGGDYRERAQALLEEVALWLERYPQALPGFLLVHRLLLEGTELALPIPSPLLGVVRGLYLPLTQLVSGPPEALPSLMGREPGRAYLCREGSCRLPVEGVEDLWEELGAVYGGK, via the coding sequence ATGGCTAACCGCCTGCTAGGCTCCCAAAGCCCCTACCTCCTCCAGCACGCCGAGGACCCTGTGGACTGGTACCCCTTTGGGGAAGAGGCCTTCGCCGTAGCGCGAAGAGAGGGGAAGCCCCTTTTCCTCTCCGTGGGCTATAGTGCCTGCCACTGGTGCCATGTGATGCACCGGGAGTCCTTCCAGGATCCCCAGGTGGCGGAGATCCTGAACCGGCACTTTGTACCTGTGAAGGTGGACCGGGAGGAACGGCCCGACGTGGATACCACCTACATGCGGGCCCTGGTGAGCCTCACCGGCCAAGGAGGCTGGCCCATGAGCCTCTTCCTCACCCCGGAGGGCAAACCCTTTTTCGGGGGCACTTACTTCCCCAAGGAGGACCGGGGGGGCCTGCCCGGCTTCAAGCGGGTCCTCCTGGCGGTGGCCGAAGCCTGGCGGGCAAGGCGGGTGGAGGTGGAAGGGGAAGCCGAGCGCCTTGCGCAAGCCCTATGGCGAAGCCTTAACCCCCCTCCTGGGCCGGTGCCCAAGGAGGCGGAGGCCAAGGCCCTCCAGGCCCTAGGGTCCTCCTTTGACCCTGAATGGGGCGGGTTTTTGCCGGCACCCAAGTTCCCCCAAGGAGCCCTCCTCCTCTACCTTTTACCCCTGGCCTGGCGGGGGGAGGAGGGGGCAAGGCGCATGGTGCGCAAAACCCTCGAGGGCATGGCTTTGGGTGGGGTGTACGACCAGGTGGGCGGCGGATTTCATCGCTACGCCGTGGACCGGCGCTGGCACCTACCGCACTTTGAGAAGATGCTCTACGATAACGCCCTTCTGGCCCGGGTTTACCTGGGGGCCTACCGGGTTTTTGACGAGCCCCTCTTCTTGCGGGTAGCCCGGGAGACCCTGGACTGGATCCTGTCCATGCAGGACCGGGCTGGGGGGTTCTATACGGCCCTGGATGCGGAAAGCGAGGGAGAGGAAGGGCGTTACTACACCTGGAGCCTAGAGGAGCTGGAAGGGGCCTTGGGCGAGGATTACCCCTTGGCCCAGCGGTACTTTGCCTTGGAAAGCGCCTTTCCCATCACGGGTAAGGACGGTTCCCCTAGGTACGTCCTCACCGCCTGGGGCGAGGAGGAGGTAAAGGGCCTGCTGGGGGAGGGCTTTGCCGCTTGGCGGGAGGGGGTTTTGGCCCGGCTTTTGGCCCTAAGGCGACGCCGCATGCCCCCAGGCTTGGACGATAAGGTCCTGGCCGACTGGTCCAGCTTGGCGGTGCGGGCCCTGGCGGAAGGGGGAAGGCTTTTGGGGGATGACCGTTACCTGATGGCGGCGCGGAGGGGGGCCCACTTTCTCCTTACGGGCATGCACCGGGAAGGTCTTTTGCGGCACGTGTGGCGGGCGGGAAGCCTGGGGGAGGAGGCCTTCCTCCAGGACCAGAGCTTTGCCGCCCTGGCCCTGTTGGAGATCTATACCGCCACCGGGGAGTGGCCCTACCTGGAACGGGCAAGGTACTTGGCGGAGGCCGCTTGGACCCACTTTCGGGAAGGGGGCCTTAAGGCCCAAACCCTCCTTCCCCTCCCCACCCGGGACGTGGAGGAAACCACCCTCCCCTCCGGGGCAAGCGCCCTGGCCGAGGCCCTTTGGCGGCTGCACGCCGCCTTTGGCGGGGACTACCGGGAGCGGGCCCAGGCCCTTTTGGAAGAGGTGGCCCTCTGGTTGGAACGCTACCCCCAGGCCCTTCCCGGCTTTCTCCTCGTGCACCGCCTGCTTTTGGAGGGCACGGAGCTGGCCCTTCCCATCCCCTCGCCCCTTTTGGGGGTGGTGCGGGGGCTTTACCTGCCCCTTACCCAGCTGGTGAGCGGCCCACCTGAGGCCCTTCCCAGCCTGATGGGGCGG